In Rhodococcus rhodochrous, a single genomic region encodes these proteins:
- a CDS encoding FAD binding domain-containing protein: protein MIPAPFDYVAPSSVDEAVAALTEAGEDAKVIAGGQSLMPVLRLRMAAPTVLVDLGRIPELRGIRDDGDALVIGATTTHHDVLHDSLVAEHARLLAEATATVADPQIRHRGTFGGSLVHADPAGDLAAPAVALEATFTVAGPSGRRTIATDDFFQDYFTTAVEPGEILVEVRIPKHTGWSARYEKFHRAAQQWSIVGVAATLQATGGTIEQARVALTNMAAVPVRARGVEESLIGRPATAETIREAAELATDGTAPMTDGNADAEYRSHLARVLTRRAVTTASGV from the coding sequence ATGATCCCGGCCCCGTTCGACTACGTCGCCCCCTCGAGCGTCGACGAAGCGGTCGCCGCGCTGACGGAGGCCGGTGAGGACGCGAAGGTCATCGCCGGTGGGCAGAGCCTCATGCCCGTCCTGCGGCTGCGGATGGCGGCACCGACGGTGCTCGTCGACCTCGGCAGGATCCCCGAACTGCGGGGTATCCGCGACGACGGCGACGCCCTGGTGATCGGCGCGACCACCACCCACCACGACGTGCTGCACGACTCGCTCGTCGCGGAGCACGCACGGCTGCTGGCAGAGGCGACGGCGACCGTCGCCGACCCCCAGATCCGGCACCGCGGCACGTTCGGCGGGTCGCTCGTGCACGCCGATCCGGCCGGGGATCTCGCGGCGCCGGCGGTGGCGCTCGAGGCGACGTTCACCGTGGCCGGACCGTCCGGGCGTCGCACCATCGCGACGGACGACTTCTTCCAGGACTACTTCACGACCGCGGTCGAACCCGGAGAGATCCTCGTCGAGGTCCGGATCCCCAAGCACACGGGATGGTCGGCGCGCTACGAGAAGTTCCATCGCGCAGCCCAGCAGTGGTCGATCGTCGGGGTCGCGGCGACCCTGCAGGCGACCGGCGGCACCATCGAACAGGCAAGGGTCGCCCTCACGAACATGGCGGCCGTCCCGGTCCGGGCACGCGGAGTCGAGGAATCGCTCATCGGTAGGCCGGCAACGGCCGAGACGATCCGCGAGGCCGCCGAGCTCGCCACCGACGGCACGGCTCCCATGACCGACGGGAACGCCGACGCCGAGTATCGGAGCCACCTCGCCCGGGTACTCACCCGACGAGCGGTCACCACTGCCTCCGGGGTCTAG
- a CDS encoding SRPBCC family protein: MQLEHTLSVPAPVDEVWTALLNPEKVAPCMPGATLTGVDGDTFTGTVKVKLGPVALTFKGTGVYVEKDESARRAVIEANAKDTRGNGTVAATITVTLTGDGDRTDGVVNTDMKITGKPAQFGRGMISDVGGKILEQFADCLSKKLGPEAASSTSSSSAATAEAAESQPNESVPASPPLTAAGSGDEPAGGAFVGPGAGDGDSAQARPNESVPPSPASASPAPTMTSTPPTPSATPSPAAPPQPEAEPLDLMQYAKGSVATRIAPVGVIAILIVVIAVILQRRSGR; the protein is encoded by the coding sequence ATGCAACTCGAACACACACTGTCCGTTCCCGCGCCGGTCGACGAGGTGTGGACCGCCCTGCTGAATCCGGAGAAGGTCGCGCCGTGCATGCCGGGCGCGACGCTCACCGGGGTCGACGGCGACACGTTCACCGGGACCGTCAAGGTGAAGCTCGGACCGGTGGCGCTCACGTTCAAGGGCACCGGCGTGTACGTCGAGAAGGACGAGAGCGCCCGCCGGGCGGTCATCGAGGCCAATGCGAAGGACACCCGGGGCAACGGCACGGTGGCCGCGACCATCACCGTCACCCTCACCGGCGACGGCGACCGCACCGACGGCGTCGTGAACACCGACATGAAGATCACCGGCAAGCCCGCCCAGTTCGGGCGGGGGATGATCTCGGATGTCGGTGGGAAGATCCTCGAGCAGTTCGCGGACTGCCTGTCGAAGAAGCTCGGACCCGAAGCGGCCTCCTCCACGTCCTCCTCCTCCGCGGCGACCGCTGAGGCAGCCGAGTCGCAGCCCAACGAGTCCGTGCCGGCGAGCCCTCCGCTCACCGCCGCGGGTTCGGGCGACGAACCTGCCGGTGGAGCATTCGTCGGGCCCGGCGCCGGGGACGGCGACTCCGCGCAGGCGCGGCCGAACGAGTCGGTGCCGCCCAGCCCGGCGAGCGCCTCACCGGCACCGACGATGACCTCGACGCCTCCCACACCGTCGGCGACCCCCTCCCCGGCCGCACCTCCGCAGCCCGAGGCCGAACCGCTCGACCTCATGCAGTACGCGAAGGGATCGGTCGCGACGCGAATCGCGCCGGTGGGAGTGATCGCGATTCTCATCGTGGTCATCGCGGTGATCCTCCAGCGTCGATCGGGACGCTGA
- a CDS encoding LysR family transcriptional regulator: MDLRRVDLNLLVVLDVLLSERNVTRAARRLNMSQPATSTALARLRKQFDDPLLVKCGRTLRPTARAQAIIEPLREVLRTLERSVLAAPGFDPATDSRTFTIMTGDYAEITLLRLLVRGSTPANIRFDLLPVNGAGLDAFRRFEIDLAVLPEYVLESPEFETCRRQVMLTDRFVGAVWSGHPYTGTKLTREVLGRYPLLSYAQYSDDTNLGRALLRAGVVARIGATSGNLAVLPYALENTRMITFLPERMARHLAEVASLRILEPTFQLPPLREFAVWHAERDADPAHAWLRAQLDPVGRRRVAAQAG; this comes from the coding sequence ATGGATCTGCGACGGGTCGATCTCAACCTGCTCGTCGTCCTCGATGTCCTGCTCTCCGAACGCAATGTCACGCGCGCGGCGCGGCGACTGAACATGTCGCAACCGGCGACGAGTACGGCTCTCGCCCGGTTGCGCAAGCAATTCGACGATCCGCTTCTCGTGAAGTGCGGGCGCACACTGCGTCCCACCGCGCGGGCCCAGGCGATCATCGAACCGCTCCGCGAGGTGCTGCGGACCCTCGAGCGTTCGGTGCTGGCCGCACCCGGTTTCGACCCCGCGACGGATTCGCGCACCTTCACGATCATGACCGGCGACTATGCGGAGATCACCCTCCTGCGCCTGCTGGTGCGGGGGAGCACCCCGGCCAACATCCGTTTCGATCTGCTGCCGGTCAACGGTGCCGGTCTCGATGCCTTCCGCCGGTTCGAGATCGACCTCGCGGTGCTGCCGGAATACGTCCTCGAATCCCCGGAGTTCGAGACCTGCCGGAGGCAGGTCATGCTGACCGACAGATTCGTCGGGGCGGTCTGGTCCGGCCACCCGTACACCGGCACCAAGCTCACACGTGAGGTGCTCGGCCGCTACCCGCTGCTGTCCTACGCGCAGTATTCCGACGACACCAACCTCGGCCGCGCGCTGCTGCGTGCAGGAGTGGTGGCCCGGATCGGCGCGACCAGCGGCAACCTCGCGGTTCTCCCGTATGCCCTGGAGAACACCCGCATGATCACCTTCCTGCCCGAGCGCATGGCCCGCCACCTCGCCGAGGTGGCGTCCCTGCGCATCCTGGAACCGACCTTCCAGCTGCCGCCGCTGCGCGAATTCGCGGTGTGGCACGCCGAACGGGATGCCGATCCCGCGCACGCCTGGCTCCGCGCGCAGCTCGACCCGGTCGGGCGTCGCCGCGTCGCAGCCCAGGCGGGCTGA
- a CDS encoding ATP-binding protein, with protein sequence MRKFRQHTPDNWRLWRRMTAVVAVPLVAATLYGSLRVYDLYQENDAYSAAAENVSILPTLADYATSVAGAAAATILSIPVDNGAQVARESAATLRDHIDTKDLDPQIAAMINRMLAEGESLLDSASSGTLAPTVASERAEGFVRRAQAAYRAITTTTDDPTVQRESATLLDLWHTQWSLLDQVLAYSALSAGTDGALLMWNNALGVESARLAVLRDTFVENEATDASKVDGLMSQLENRRSLTADLDNEEGNVAALRGSIFESLMVYQEQVAGSATRAVATLDDLAAEARAEALKNAIGIAIVLALALGLAIVIAMSLVRPLRRLRDDTLRTAEQDLPAALAAIKDGAEIESVTLDPVRVHTREEIGEVARAVDSMNEGALRLAGEQAQLRRQVNEMLETLARRNKTLVEQQLALIDSLEHEERDPTRLQNLFALDHLAARMRRTGDSLLVLAGTRQRLGRVPDTPLVDVLRASVSQVENYQRVNIGNAPDGNLVGSAVTDVVHMIAELLDNALRASPPESTVAFAFSRAVDGGLLLEIADRGIGIPADELADINMRLGADGETGFGAARRMGLFVVARLADRHGITVRLRPTFDSTTNAGITASIYLPTSLLKGTGRNYDDPYRIDRPRRLPDPPSEYGEQFHADPASGSQPVVGHRHSAPTPALATPGTSPGIRRGQLHERWVPRGAGQ encoded by the coding sequence ATGAGGAAATTCCGGCAACACACGCCGGACAACTGGCGTCTGTGGCGCAGGATGACCGCGGTCGTCGCCGTCCCCCTCGTCGCCGCCACCCTGTACGGCTCGCTCCGCGTCTACGACCTCTACCAGGAGAACGACGCCTACAGCGCTGCCGCCGAGAACGTCTCCATCCTGCCGACGCTCGCCGACTACGCCACCAGTGTCGCCGGTGCCGCCGCAGCGACGATCCTGTCGATCCCCGTCGACAACGGCGCCCAGGTCGCCCGCGAATCCGCCGCGACGCTGCGCGATCACATCGACACCAAGGATCTCGATCCGCAGATCGCGGCGATGATCAACCGCATGCTCGCAGAGGGCGAGAGCCTGCTCGACAGCGCGTCGTCGGGAACACTGGCGCCGACCGTGGCCAGCGAGCGCGCCGAAGGATTCGTCAGACGCGCCCAGGCCGCATACCGCGCCATCACCACCACCACGGACGACCCCACCGTCCAGCGCGAGAGCGCGACCCTTCTCGATCTGTGGCACACCCAGTGGTCCCTGCTCGACCAGGTCCTCGCGTACTCCGCGCTGAGCGCCGGAACCGACGGCGCCCTGCTGATGTGGAACAACGCCCTCGGTGTCGAGTCCGCGCGACTGGCCGTCCTCCGCGACACCTTCGTCGAGAACGAGGCCACCGACGCCTCGAAGGTGGACGGTCTCATGTCCCAGCTCGAGAACCGACGCAGCCTCACGGCCGACCTCGACAACGAAGAAGGCAACGTCGCCGCCCTGCGCGGGTCGATCTTCGAGAGCCTCATGGTCTACCAGGAGCAGGTCGCCGGTTCCGCGACCCGAGCCGTGGCCACCCTCGACGACCTCGCGGCCGAAGCACGCGCCGAAGCCCTCAAGAACGCCATCGGTATCGCGATCGTCCTCGCGCTCGCCCTCGGACTGGCGATCGTGATCGCGATGTCGCTCGTCCGACCGCTCCGCCGACTGCGCGACGACACCCTGCGCACCGCCGAACAGGATCTGCCCGCCGCGCTCGCCGCGATCAAGGACGGCGCCGAGATCGAATCCGTCACACTCGATCCGGTCCGCGTCCACACCCGCGAGGAGATCGGCGAGGTGGCGCGCGCCGTCGACAGCATGAACGAGGGCGCCCTGCGTCTGGCCGGCGAACAGGCCCAGCTGCGCCGACAGGTCAACGAGATGCTCGAGACCCTCGCCCGCCGCAACAAGACGCTCGTGGAACAGCAACTGGCACTGATCGATTCGCTCGAACACGAAGAGCGCGACCCGACACGTCTGCAGAACCTGTTCGCACTCGACCACCTCGCCGCCCGCATGCGGCGCACGGGCGACTCGCTGCTCGTCCTCGCCGGCACCCGCCAGCGTCTCGGCCGGGTCCCCGACACACCGCTCGTCGACGTCCTGCGCGCGTCCGTCTCCCAGGTCGAGAACTACCAGCGCGTGAACATCGGCAATGCGCCCGACGGCAATCTGGTCGGCAGCGCCGTCACCGACGTCGTCCACATGATCGCCGAGCTCCTCGACAACGCGCTGCGCGCCTCACCGCCCGAGAGCACCGTGGCGTTCGCGTTCTCCCGCGCCGTCGACGGCGGACTCCTCCTCGAGATCGCCGACCGCGGAATCGGTATCCCCGCAGATGAACTCGCCGACATCAACATGCGGCTGGGTGCGGACGGCGAAACCGGATTCGGTGCCGCACGGCGAATGGGTCTGTTCGTGGTCGCACGTCTCGCCGACCGTCACGGCATCACGGTGCGCCTGCGTCCGACCTTCGACTCGACCACCAATGCCGGCATCACGGCGAGCATCTACCTGCCGACCAGCCTGCTCAAGGGCACCGGCAGGAACTACGACGATCCGTACCGGATCGATCGACCGCGTCGCCTGCCCGATCCTCCCTCGGAGTACGGCGAGCAGTTCCACGCCGACCCGGCGTCCGGATCGCAGCCGGTGGTCGGACACCGCCATTCGGCACCCACCCCCGCTCTCGCGACGCCCGGGACGAGTCCGGGTATCCGGCGCGGACAGTTGCACGAACGATGGGTCCCCCGCGGCGCGGGACAGTAG
- a CDS encoding amidohydrolase translates to MTVPRVDVHQHVWPAPLVSALRARTRAPRLVGWTLYLDGEPPYEVRPEDHAIDRRAELAAQDGIDLALVSLSSPLGIESLPAADAAGLLDAYHEGVLALPRPFGAWAAASVDDPDPAALREVLGAGCVGLQLPATALADAEGYARCAPLLDELDRVGAPLFVHPGPAAADPSAPPWWPAMVSYVAQMHTAWFAWHEYGAPRLPGLRVGFAMLAGLAPLHTDRMAARGGPATIPSAGVFVDTSSYGPEIVDAVTAGLGHDRVVLGSDRPYAAPLLFDDERDELVRRHNPARLFRTSHE, encoded by the coding sequence ATGACCGTTCCCCGCGTCGACGTCCACCAGCACGTCTGGCCGGCACCGCTGGTCTCGGCGTTACGGGCACGCACCCGTGCGCCGCGGCTCGTCGGATGGACGCTGTACCTCGACGGTGAACCCCCGTACGAGGTGCGCCCCGAGGATCACGCGATCGACCGGCGGGCCGAGCTCGCGGCGCAGGACGGCATCGACCTGGCGCTGGTGTCGCTGTCGAGCCCGCTGGGGATCGAATCGTTGCCCGCGGCCGACGCGGCCGGCCTGCTCGACGCCTACCACGAAGGAGTGCTGGCGCTGCCGCGCCCGTTCGGGGCGTGGGCGGCGGCGTCGGTCGACGATCCCGATCCCGCGGCGCTGCGCGAGGTGCTCGGGGCGGGCTGTGTCGGTCTGCAACTGCCCGCCACGGCCTTGGCGGACGCCGAGGGCTACGCACGGTGCGCGCCGCTCCTCGACGAGCTCGACCGCGTCGGCGCTCCCCTGTTCGTGCATCCCGGACCGGCTGCGGCCGATCCGTCGGCTCCGCCGTGGTGGCCGGCGATGGTGTCGTACGTGGCGCAGATGCACACCGCGTGGTTCGCCTGGCACGAGTACGGGGCCCCGCGCCTCCCCGGCCTGCGGGTGGGGTTCGCGATGCTCGCCGGGCTCGCTCCGTTGCACACCGACCGGATGGCCGCGCGCGGCGGTCCGGCGACGATCCCGTCGGCCGGAGTGTTCGTCGACACCTCGTCGTACGGTCCCGAGATCGTCGACGCGGTCACTGCCGGGCTCGGCCACGACCGCGTCGTGCTCGGCTCGGACCGCCCGTACGCTGCACCGTTGTTGTTCGACGACGAGCGCGACGAGCTCGTACGGCGACACAACCCGGCCCGGCTGTTCCGAACGTCACACGAGTGA
- a CDS encoding cysteine dioxygenase, translating into MPAALLPTSVRADLAGIVRDIASDVSRWRPLVRFDETERWYTRLDVADDYEVWLLSWLPGQRTGIHDHGGSAGAFAVAQGQVREDTVDQPWSEDLPGQHVTISRNRLAAGTTRRFDGRHVHEVVNDGPAPAVTVHAYAPALDSMSRYRLESGILTLATSERAGDDW; encoded by the coding sequence ATGCCTGCTGCTCTTCTCCCCACCTCCGTGCGCGCCGATCTCGCCGGAATCGTCCGTGACATCGCTTCGGACGTCTCCCGCTGGCGACCGCTCGTCCGCTTCGACGAGACCGAACGCTGGTACACCCGGCTCGACGTCGCCGACGACTACGAGGTGTGGTTGCTGAGCTGGCTTCCCGGGCAGCGCACCGGCATCCACGATCACGGCGGAAGCGCCGGCGCGTTCGCCGTCGCGCAGGGACAGGTCCGGGAGGACACCGTCGACCAGCCGTGGTCGGAAGATCTTCCCGGGCAACACGTGACGATCTCCCGCAACCGTCTGGCGGCCGGCACCACGCGTCGCTTCGACGGCCGACACGTGCACGAGGTCGTCAACGACGGCCCCGCCCCGGCGGTGACCGTGCACGCCTATGCCCCCGCACTGGACTCGATGAGCCGATACCGTCTCGAGAGCGGCATCCTCACCCTCGCGACCTCGGAGCGTGCCGGCGACGACTGGTGA
- a CDS encoding ABC transporter substrate-binding protein, translating into MKRFARTTALLAVSAFALAACSGGGDEDPLAGDTADGGAIVVGSANFPENVLLAEIYSQALESAGSEVTRQFNIGSREIYYDQVASGAITLIPEYNGALLARIDPDSTASTTEDVNTALSEALPDGLEILASAPGENKDALVVTEETAQQYNLVSIADLAPVAGELVLGGPPEFETRQQGVVGLREVYGVEFREFVPTDTGGPITIRALSDGTIQAANIFTTDPSLSTEPFVALEDPESVFGAQNVTPLVHRADLDDDDVAKIDAVSEKLTTDTLVVLVGQVVTDGRDIDVVAEEWLQQNDLN; encoded by the coding sequence GTGAAACGCTTCGCACGCACCACCGCACTTCTCGCCGTGTCCGCATTCGCCCTGGCCGCCTGTTCCGGCGGTGGAGACGAGGATCCCCTCGCCGGGGATACAGCGGACGGAGGCGCGATCGTCGTCGGTTCGGCGAACTTCCCGGAGAACGTCCTGCTCGCGGAAATCTACTCGCAGGCACTCGAGAGCGCGGGCTCCGAGGTCACCCGCCAGTTCAACATCGGCAGCCGCGAGATCTACTACGACCAGGTCGCCTCGGGTGCCATCACGCTCATCCCGGAGTACAACGGCGCACTGCTCGCCCGGATCGATCCCGACAGCACCGCCTCGACGACCGAGGACGTCAATACGGCCCTGTCCGAAGCCCTTCCGGACGGACTCGAGATCCTGGCCTCCGCCCCCGGTGAGAACAAGGACGCCCTCGTCGTCACCGAGGAGACCGCGCAGCAGTACAACCTGGTGAGCATCGCCGATCTCGCGCCGGTCGCCGGCGAACTCGTCCTCGGCGGACCGCCGGAGTTCGAGACACGCCAGCAGGGTGTCGTGGGTCTGCGCGAGGTGTACGGGGTCGAGTTCCGTGAATTCGTCCCCACCGACACCGGTGGCCCCATCACCATTCGCGCACTCTCCGACGGCACCATCCAGGCCGCGAACATCTTCACCACCGATCCGTCGCTGAGCACCGAACCCTTTGTGGCGCTGGAGGACCCGGAATCGGTCTTCGGAGCCCAGAACGTGACCCCGCTGGTGCATCGCGCCGATCTCGACGACGACGACGTCGCGAAGATCGACGCCGTGTCCGAGAAGCTCACCACCGACACCCTCGTCGTCCTGGTCGGACAGGTGGTCACCGACGGCCGCGACATCGATGTCGTCGCCGAGGAGTGGTTGCAGCAGAACGATCTGAACTGA
- a CDS encoding ABC transporter ATP-binding protein, with product MITFDNVEKRYPDGTVAVDGLSLEVPTGTLTVFVGPSGCGKTTSLRMINRMVEPSGGRVLVGGRDVRDEDPRILRRGIGYVIQHAGLFPHRTVVDNVATVPRLLGASRKEARATAMDVLTRVGLGNELAQRYPSQLSGGQQQRVGVARALAADPPILLMDEPFSAVDPVVRKDLQDELLRLQSVLAKTIVLVTHDIDEAIKLGDRVAVLRPGGVLAQYATPEELLTSPADDFVAGFLGVDRGVRLMSFFSSADLPLRTDPIVTRDAAELAVGDGWLLVVDDDGRPTGWRDGSADAEFLSAGRPFVPGRDPLRVVLDAAVLSPSGHAVAVDDDGRALGVISGEEVAAAVRAAHNNREAGTPSPLEMRKSR from the coding sequence GTGATCACATTCGACAACGTCGAGAAGCGTTATCCCGACGGGACCGTCGCCGTCGACGGGCTCTCGCTGGAGGTCCCGACGGGCACCCTGACGGTGTTCGTCGGCCCGTCGGGGTGCGGGAAGACCACCTCGCTGCGCATGATCAACCGGATGGTCGAACCCTCGGGCGGGCGTGTGCTCGTCGGGGGCCGCGACGTCCGGGACGAGGATCCCCGGATCCTGCGCCGCGGCATCGGATACGTCATCCAGCACGCCGGACTGTTCCCCCATCGCACGGTGGTCGACAACGTCGCCACCGTTCCCCGATTGCTCGGCGCGAGTCGTAAGGAGGCCCGCGCGACCGCGATGGACGTGCTCACCCGGGTCGGACTCGGAAACGAACTGGCGCAACGTTATCCGTCGCAGTTGTCCGGCGGGCAGCAGCAGCGTGTCGGTGTGGCCCGCGCGTTGGCCGCCGACCCCCCGATCCTGTTGATGGACGAGCCGTTCTCCGCGGTCGATCCCGTGGTCCGCAAGGATCTGCAGGACGAACTCCTGCGCCTGCAATCGGTGCTGGCCAAGACGATCGTGCTCGTCACCCACGACATCGACGAGGCGATCAAGCTCGGCGACCGCGTGGCCGTCCTGCGGCCGGGTGGGGTGCTCGCCCAGTACGCGACCCCGGAGGAGCTTCTCACCTCCCCCGCCGACGATTTCGTCGCCGGATTCCTCGGCGTCGACCGCGGAGTGCGGCTCATGTCGTTCTTCTCGTCCGCCGACCTGCCGCTGCGCACCGATCCGATCGTCACCCGCGATGCCGCCGAACTCGCCGTCGGCGACGGCTGGCTTCTCGTCGTCGACGACGACGGACGCCCGACGGGGTGGCGCGACGGCAGTGCCGATGCGGAATTTCTGTCGGCCGGAAGACCGTTCGTTCCCGGACGGGATCCGCTGCGCGTCGTGCTCGACGCGGCCGTGCTCTCACCGTCGGGCCATGCCGTGGCGGTGGACGACGACGGACGTGCGCTCGGGGTGATCAGTGGCGAAGAGGTGGCCGCGGCGGTCCGTGCGGCGCACAACAACCGGGAGGCCGGCACCCCGTCTCCGCTCGAGATGCGGAAGTCGCGGTGA
- a CDS encoding ABC transporter permease has protein sequence MSLRIPGYLGTFWELLGDHLVMALGASLLGLVLALPLGLACVRWPRVYAPVLAVCSVLYSIPSLAFFVLLIAFTGISRTTVILPLAVYALAGLVPNVVDGLRAVPDSVRQSAVAMGFSTPRRLLTVDLPLAIPAVIAGLRVATVANISMVSVGALIGMGAFGALFTASVQLDRLDLAIIGIIATVVMALVVDAVLVLVQRLSTPWMRRSSKVRR, from the coding sequence GTGAGCCTGCGGATTCCCGGCTATCTCGGGACGTTCTGGGAACTGCTCGGCGATCACCTCGTCATGGCCCTCGGCGCGTCGTTGCTCGGCCTCGTCCTCGCTCTGCCGCTGGGCCTGGCGTGCGTGCGGTGGCCACGGGTGTACGCCCCGGTGCTCGCGGTCTGCAGTGTCCTGTATTCGATTCCGTCGCTTGCCTTCTTCGTCCTGCTCATCGCGTTCACCGGGATCAGCCGGACCACCGTGATCCTTCCGCTGGCCGTCTACGCGCTGGCGGGCCTCGTCCCGAACGTCGTCGACGGATTGCGCGCTGTGCCCGACAGTGTCCGCCAGTCGGCTGTGGCGATGGGATTCTCGACGCCGCGCCGGTTGCTCACCGTCGACCTGCCGCTGGCGATCCCCGCGGTCATCGCGGGGTTGCGGGTCGCGACGGTCGCGAACATCAGCATGGTGAGCGTCGGAGCGCTCATCGGCATGGGCGCCTTCGGGGCATTGTTCACCGCCTCGGTGCAACTCGACCGGCTCGATCTGGCGATCATCGGCATCATCGCGACCGTCGTGATGGCACTGGTCGTCGACGCGGTGCTCGTGCTCGTCCAGCGTCTGTCCACACCGTGGATGCGCCGCAGCTCGAAGGTGCGCCGATGA
- a CDS encoding ABC transporter permease, whose amino-acid sequence MTTLLNYLAEYFGDSANWSGASGIPTRLAQHFGYTLLAFVISVLLALPLGLWTGHTGRGGVLVSLTANAARALPTYGLLVLLVVLYGIGLVPVMVPLVALAIPPILLNSYEGIRGVDPALTDAARGMGMTSSQILLRAQLPVALPLILVGLRTAAVQIVATATIAAAVSFGGVGRPIVDGLARSDYALVVGGAALAGICSLVILALFAVLGRLLVSPGVRASRD is encoded by the coding sequence ATGACGACGCTGCTGAACTATCTGGCCGAGTACTTCGGCGACTCCGCGAACTGGTCGGGCGCTTCCGGGATCCCGACGCGACTGGCCCAGCACTTCGGTTACACCCTGCTCGCGTTCGTGATCTCCGTGCTCCTCGCGTTGCCGCTCGGTCTGTGGACGGGTCACACGGGCCGCGGCGGTGTGCTCGTGTCCCTCACGGCGAACGCCGCACGCGCTCTCCCCACCTACGGCCTGCTCGTGTTGCTGGTCGTGCTGTACGGGATCGGGCTGGTTCCGGTGATGGTGCCGCTGGTGGCACTCGCGATCCCACCCATCCTGTTGAACTCCTACGAAGGGATCCGCGGGGTCGACCCGGCGCTGACCGACGCCGCCCGCGGGATGGGGATGACCTCGTCCCAGATCCTGCTGCGGGCCCAGCTGCCGGTGGCCTTGCCGCTGATCCTCGTCGGCCTGCGCACCGCCGCCGTGCAGATCGTCGCGACCGCCACGATCGCCGCGGCAGTGAGCTTCGGCGGGGTGGGAAGGCCCATCGTGGATGGTCTCGCGCGCAGCGACTACGCCCTGGTCGTGGGCGGTGCCGCCCTCGCCGGGATCTGCTCGCTGGTGATCCTCGCGCTCTTCGCGGTCCTCGGCCGACTGCTCGTCTCACCCGGCGTCCGGGCCTCGCGCGACTAG
- a CDS encoding transposase: MSFELCHDASAADWLVEQRLPWYRLAGRGPVGYSSYARVRFIPDPSFPGQKTSDVDFDQNALSEKDHFPHLLDQLRVPRLAGGRPRTRPDRVRGDKAYSSRAHRALLRRRRIGAVIAEPSDQAGHRRRRGSGGGRPPAFDSADYRGRNVVERRFCHLKQWRGLATRYDKLATVYRAAVVLNAVVAWTKHLSDIP; the protein is encoded by the coding sequence GTGAGTTTCGAACTGTGCCACGATGCATCGGCCGCCGATTGGCTCGTCGAGCAGAGACTTCCGTGGTACCGATTGGCAGGTCGCGGCCCAGTCGGATATTCGAGCTATGCGCGGGTGAGGTTCATCCCCGATCCGAGCTTTCCTGGGCAGAAGACGAGTGACGTCGATTTCGATCAGAACGCATTGTCGGAGAAGGATCACTTCCCGCATCTGCTCGACCAATTGCGAGTCCCCCGTCTGGCCGGTGGACGTCCGCGCACCAGGCCGGACCGGGTCCGCGGTGACAAGGCATACTCCTCGCGCGCCCACCGTGCGCTGCTGCGGCGGCGCCGCATCGGCGCGGTCATCGCCGAACCGTCCGATCAGGCCGGACATCGTCGCCGACGCGGATCAGGTGGTGGCAGACCGCCGGCATTCGATTCGGCTGACTATCGCGGCCGCAATGTGGTTGAACGCCGGTTCTGCCATCTCAAGCAGTGGCGTGGATTGGCCACGCGATATGACAAACTCGCGACCGTCTACCGCGCTGCCGTAGTGCTGAACGCCGTCGTCGCCTGGACAAAGCATTTGTCAGACATACCCTAG